The following are encoded together in the Vidua chalybeata isolate OUT-0048 unplaced genomic scaffold, bVidCha1 merged haplotype W_reject_29, whole genome shotgun sequence genome:
- the LOC128783206 gene encoding LOW QUALITY PROTEIN: aryl hydrocarbon receptor-like (The sequence of the model RefSeq protein was modified relative to this genomic sequence to represent the inferred CDS: inserted 1 base in 1 codon; deleted 1 base in 1 codon) has translation LAATAPNVGSCVDQPRPPGGDRWTEPQGDRELFPEGELLLQALNGFAIAATGDGYIFYISPAVRDYLGFHQSDFIYQSVYEMIHAGDRAVFRRQLHRTPLHFGKLPFDFPAFPPEQPLLARRSATSSPQHLHAEKQSLVERSFTCRFRCLLDNSSGFLALNFHHHYGCLKFLLGQQKSAADKSPVALFAIATLLQPLSILELQTKTLIFQTKHKLDFTPMTCDSRRKVVLGYTEVELCRRGSGYQFVHAADMMHCAEHHVRMMKTGESGLTVFWLLTKRSSWVWVQANARLVYKRXMPNCIIARQRALSNEEGEEHLQKRNLQLPFSFATTGILNKLCHPIVVLLILVMIGFVLSVILLIVNWRMMKR, from the exons CTTGCAGCTACAGCTCCAAACGTTGGCAGCTGCGTGGATCAGCCCAGAcccccaggaggggacagatggacagagcCGCAGGGTGACAGGGAGCTGTTTCCTGAGGGGGAGCTACTGCTGCAG GCACTCAATGGATTTGCCATCGCCGCGACTGGAGACGGCTACATCTTCTACATCTCCCCTGCCGTGCGGGACTACTTGGGCTTCCACCAG TCAGATTTCATCTACCAGAGTGTGTACGAGATGATCCATGCGGGCGACAGGGCCGTCTTCCGCCGCCAGCTGCACAGGACCCCACTGCAT TTTGGAAAGCTTCCTTttgattttccagcttttcccccTGAGCAGCCGCTGCTTGCCAGACGCAGCGCCACGTccagcccccagcacctccaTGCTGAGAAGCAATCCTTGGTGGAGAGGAGCTTCACCTGCCGCTTCCGCTGCCTGCTGGATAACTCCTCGGGATTCTTG GCCTTGAATTTCCACCACCATTAC GGGTGCCTGAAGTTCCTTCTTGGGCAGCAAAAGTCAGCAGCAGACAAGTCCCCAGTTGCTCTCTTTGCCATTGCCACActcctccagcctctctccaTCCTGGAGCTCCAGACCAAAACACTGATCTTCCAGACAAAGCACAAGCTGGACTTCACTCCCATGACCTGTGATTCCCG GAGGAAGGTTGTCCTGGGATACACAGAAGTGGAGCTGTGCAGAAGAGGGTCCGGATACCAGTTTGTTCATGCGGCTGACATGATGCACTGTGCAGAGCACCATGTGAGAA TGATGAAGACAGGGGAGAGCGGGCTGACGGTATTCTGGCTGCTGAccaagaggagcagctgggtgtGGGTGCAGGCCAACGCACGGCTGGTGTACAAAC TGATGCCCAACTGCATCATCGCCCGCCAGCGAGCCCTGTC GAATGAAGAAGGGGAGGAACATCTCCAGAAGAGAAACTTGCAGCTGCCTTTCAGCTTTGCCACCaccggtatcctgaacaaattgtgccatcccattgttgttcttctgattttagttatgattggttttgttttatcagtaatcttgcttattgtaaattggagaatgatgaaacgatga